Proteins encoded together in one Coffea arabica cultivar ET-39 chromosome 2c, Coffea Arabica ET-39 HiFi, whole genome shotgun sequence window:
- the LOC113727197 gene encoding probable glycerol-3-phosphate dehydrogenase [NAD(+)] 1, cytosolic, protein MVGTAEGMSNNGYLNGATNGTTEEKVDELRRLFGKADGDPLRIVGVGAGAWGSVFAAMLQDAYGNLREKVHIRIWRRAGKAVDRATAEHLFEVINSREDILRRLIRRCAYLKYVEGRLGDRTLYADEILKDGFCLNMIDTPLCPMKVVTNLQEAVWDADIVINGLPSTETHVVFEEIRRYWKERLTVPVIISLAKGIEAELEPEPRIITPTQMINRATGVPTENILYLGGPNIASEIYNKEYANARICGAEKWRKPLARFLRQPHFIVWDNGDLVTHEVMGGLKNVYAIGAGMVAALTNESATSKSVYFAHCTSEMIFITHLLAEEPEKLAGPLLADTYVTLLKGRNAWYGQKLAKGDLSLDMGDSIKGKGMIQGVSAVKAFYELLSQSRLNLLNPNENKHVAPVELCPILKTLHKILILRELSCEAILQALRDETMNDPRERIEMAQSHAFYRPTLLGQ, encoded by the exons ATGGTTGGGACTGCTGAGGGAATGAGTAATAATGGTTACTTGAATGGGGCCACTAATGGTACTACGGAGGAGAAAGTTGATGAGCTTCGTCGACTTTTTGGGAAAGCAGATGGTGATCCGTTGAGAATTGTTGGTGTTGGAGCTGGAGCATGGGGTAGtgtttttgcagcaatgctgCAGGATGCGTATGGTAATCTCCGCGAGAAAGTTCATATTAGGATATGGAGGAGAGCTGGGAAGGCTGTTGACAGAGCAACTGCAGAGCACCTATTTGAGGTGATTAATTCAAGGGAAGATATCCTGAGAAGGTTGATTAGGAGATGTGCATACTTGAAGTATGTGGAGGGAAGGCTAGGTGATCGAACATTGTATGCGGATGAGATTTTGAAGGATGGGTTCTGTTTGAATATGATTGACACGCCTCTTTGTCCTATGAAAGTTGTTACCAATCTGCAGGAGGCTGTATGGGATGCTGATATTGTCATCAATGGTTTACCATCAACAGAAACACATGTGgtgtttgaagaaattagaaggTATTGGAAAGAAAGATTGACTGTACCAGTTATAATTTCTTTAGCAAAGGgtatagaggctgaattagagCCTGAACCACGGATAATTACTCCCACTCAGATGATAAATAGAGCAA CTGGGGTCCCTACTGAGAACATTCTCTACCTTGGAGGACCTAACATAGCATCAGAAATTTACAACAAAGAGTATGCTAATGCCCGGATTTGTGGGGCTGAGAAGTGGAGAAAACCTCTGGCGAGATTTCTGAGGCAGCCCCATTTTATTGTGTGGGACAATGGTGATCTGGTCACCCATGAAGTTATGGGCGGTCTAAAGAACGTGTATGCCATTGGAGCTG GTATGGTAGCAGCTCTAACTAATGAGAGTGCAACTAGCAAATCTGTATACTTTGCACACTGTACGTCAGAGATGATATTTATTACTCATCTTTTGGCGGAAGAACCAGAGAAGCTTGCAGGTCCTTTGTTGGCTGACACATACGTGACCCTGTTAAAAGGTCGTAATGCATGGTATGGTCAGAAGTTGGCTAAAGGCGATTTGAGCCTGGATATGGGTGACAGCATCAAGGGAAAGGGAATGATTCAG GGAGTTTCTGCAGTGAAAGCTTTTTATGAGCTCCTCAGTCAGTCCCGTCTGAATCTTCTGAATCCAAACGAAAATAAGCATGTTGCTCCAGTTGAGCTGTGTCCTATCTTGAAGACATTACATAAAATACTCATATTAAG GGAGCTGTCATGCGAGGCAATTCTTCAGGCTTTGAGAGATGAAACCATGAACGACCCTAGGGAACGGATTGAGATGGCCCAAAGCCACGCTTTCTACAGGCCTACATTGCTTGGTCAATAG